The following nucleotide sequence is from Streptomyces pactum.
AGGTGGAGACGCCCTCGGCGAGCACATGGTGCCCCCACGGCCCGGGCATTTCCTTGGTCCGCTGTGCCTCGGCCAGCTGTTCCGGACTGGCCTCCTTGAGGAAGGACGGCATCTGCTTCTCCGCCTCGTCCTCGCTCGCCGAGGTGAACAGCGTCATCAGGATCGACAGGCCGAGTGAACCACCCACCTGCTGCATGGCGTTGAGCAGACCCGAGGCCGCCCCCGCCTCCTGCTGCTCCACCCCGGAGACGGCGGTGAGGGTCAGCGTCACGAAGTTCAGACCCATGCCGAAGCCGAACAGCAGCATCGGGCCGAGCACCCCGCCCAGGTAGGAGCTGTCGGCATCCAGGAGAACCAGCCAGCCCATGGCGCCGCCGGTGATGACCGACCCCACCACCATGAACGGCTTGGGCCCGAAGACCGGCAGCAGCCGCTGGGACAGCCCCGCCGAGACCACGATCGACGCGGTGACCGGCAGGAAGGCGATACCGGCCGAGATCGGGCTGTAGTCCAGCACCTTCTGGACGTAGATCACGATGAAGAAGAACATGCCGAACATCGCCGCCGACAGGCTCAGCATGATCAGGTACGTGCCGGCCCGGTTGCGGTCGGCGAACATCCGCAGCGGTGTGATCGGTTCCCGCGCCCGCTTCTCGATCAGCGCGAAGGCCGCCAGCAGCACCACGGCCGCGGCGAAGGACGCGAGGGTGATCCCGTCGCTCCAGCCGTCCTCGGAGGCGCGGATGAAGCCGTACACCAGCGCCGCCATACCCAGGGTCGAGGTGAGCGCGCCGGTGATGTCGAAGCTGCCCGAGTGCTTCTCCGACTCGCTGATGTAGATCGGGGTGAGCACCACGATGAGGATGCCGATCGGCACGTTCACGAAGAGCACCCAGCGCCAGTCGAGCCATTCGGTGAGCATGCCGCCCGCCAGCAGACCGATCGCGCCACCACCGGCGGAGACGGCCGCGAACACGCCGAAGGCCTTGTTCCGTTCGGGACCTTCCGGGAACGTCGTGGTGATCAGCGCCAGGGCGGTGGGGGAGGCGATGGCGCCGCCGACACCCTGCAGGGCCCGTGCCGCCAGCAGCTGCCACGGCTCCTGGGCGAAACCGCCGAGCAGCGACGCGAGGGTGAACAGCACGATGCCGAACGTGAAGACCCGCCTGCGGCCGAGGATGTCCCCGGCCCGGCCGCCGAGGAGCAGCAGACCGCCGAAGGTGAGGGTGTAGGCGGTGACGACCCAGGACAGATCGGTCGTGGAGAAGCTGAGCGCGTCCTGGATGTGCGGGAGCGCGATATTCACAATCGTCGCGTCGAGTACCACCATGAGCTGACAGGCGGCGATGACGGCCAGGGCGATACCGGGCCGGCCTTCCCGCCTGGCCGCGCCGGATTTTTTGTCGGGTATGACCTGAGAGGCTGTCACAACGTTTCCCCTGAGAAGACTTAGTGAACGGGCCCGTTCACTGCATCATCGACGTTAGTGAGCCTCGAACCACAGGCGCAAGCGGTATCCGATTCCCGCACAACGGAGAGAGAAACATGGTCAGTTCGGGCCGGCACGCGACCGGAGCGCAGCCCCCGGCGGTGCGTCGTCGCGGCCCCGTGCTGGAGCGCGCGATCCTGTCCGCC
It contains:
- a CDS encoding MFS transporter; the encoded protein is MTASQVIPDKKSGAARREGRPGIALAVIAACQLMVVLDATIVNIALPHIQDALSFSTTDLSWVVTAYTLTFGGLLLLGGRAGDILGRRRVFTFGIVLFTLASLLGGFAQEPWQLLAARALQGVGGAIASPTALALITTTFPEGPERNKAFGVFAAVSAGGGAIGLLAGGMLTEWLDWRWVLFVNVPIGILIVVLTPIYISESEKHSGSFDITGALTSTLGMAALVYGFIRASEDGWSDGITLASFAAAVVLLAAFALIEKRAREPITPLRMFADRNRAGTYLIMLSLSAAMFGMFFFIVIYVQKVLDYSPISAGIAFLPVTASIVVSAGLSQRLLPVFGPKPFMVVGSVITGGAMGWLVLLDADSSYLGGVLGPMLLFGFGMGLNFVTLTLTAVSGVEQQEAGAASGLLNAMQQVGGSLGLSILMTLFTSASEDEAEKQMPSFLKEASPEQLAEAQRTKEMPGPWGHHVLAEGVSTSFIAATALVVLALVTALLVIKVRKSDMEALSGAAGAGGGHMG